Proteins encoded together in one Lathyrus oleraceus cultivar Zhongwan6 chromosome 5, CAAS_Psat_ZW6_1.0, whole genome shotgun sequence window:
- the LOC127086487 gene encoding transcription factor ILR3, producing MVSPENTNWLFDYALIDDIPVSDGSFAFTWPPSHPLNVCVDMDGSLGDSDGIKDPGSKKRGRSDSSAPSSSKACREKLRRDRLNDKFVELGSILEPGRPPKTDKAAILTDAVRMVSQLRGEAQKLKDSNSSLQEKIKELKVEKNELRDEKQRLKAEKEKLEQQVKSMNAQPSFLTHPPAIPAAFAPQGQAHSNKLMPFMSYPGVAMWQFMPPASVDTSQDHVLRPPVA from the exons ATGGTTTCCCCGGAAAACACCAATTGGCTTTTCGATTATGCTTTGATTGACGATATTCCCGTCTCCGATGGCTCCTTCGCCTTCACCTGGCCCCCATCACATCCTCTCAATGTCTG TGTTGATATGGATGGTTCTCTGGGAGATTCTGATGGTATCAAAGATCCTGGTTCAAAGAAGAG AGGTAGATCAGATTCGTCTGCTCCTTCCAGCTCTAAGGCATGTCGAGAGAAGCTGCGGAGGGATAGGCTGAACGATAA GTTTGTTGAATTAGGCTCTATCTTGGAGCCTGGAAGGCCACCAAAAACAGACAAGGCAGCAATTCTGACTGATGCTGTCCGAATGGTATCACAGCTACGCGGTGAAGCCCAGAAGTTGAAAGACTCCAATTCAAGTCTTCAAGAAAAGATTAAAGAATTAAAG GTTGAGAAGAATGAACTCCGTGATGAGAAGCAGAGGCTTAAGGCTGAGAAAGAGAAGCTGGAGCAGCAGGTGAAATCAATGAATGCCCAACCCAGTTTCTTGACACACCCTCCTGCAATCCCTGCTGCATTTGCTCCACAAGGCCAAGCCCATAGCAACAAACTAATGCCTTTCATGAGTTATCCAGGAGTTGCCATGTGGCAATTCATGCCACCAGCCTCTGTGGATACCTCACAGGATCATGTGCTCCGTCCACCAGTTGCCTAA
- the LOC127086489 gene encoding uncharacterized protein LOC127086489: MASSFYHHSTHSQSTKFSKPSPCITAYSNNKFTSIPFHTHYLCKHYNISCIPQNPNVPLKATSTSIIHSSLSSLNPPISKEDAILQAKTSLSTALEKPLNNTKLLGKIKKLKQPKYRVEIPVINDSPDSLSKLALDIFGDIDIPIKRKDSIIKFLILWPNPSLKEAAVVAFESHSSNQVEHIDIVSVAKTDLRMLNSADVVIFLVPESSQLSVVKMVSDGVYPKPVVMMNPKWAFEEESNFGNLSGFVNSFEVVYSFMGLEVRGLFSKRKGVIFKCVKDGVVSRETWNVLVEEGEEMKVVSSFKVRPTIDQVESVLYNLMAINSPITKSAKFFKGLVSNMTGKK; the protein is encoded by the coding sequence ATGGCATCGTCATTCTACCATCACTCAACTCATTCACAATCTACCAAATTTTCCAAGCCATCACCATGCATAACTGCATATTCCAATAACAAATTTACATCTATCCCATTTCATACTCATTATTTATGCAAACACTACAACATATCATGCATCCCCCAAAATCCTAATGTTCCCCTCAAAGCTACATCCACATCCATTATCCACTCTTCACTCTCTTCCCTTAACCCACCCATCTCAAAGGAAGATGCCATACTTCAAGCCAAAACATCCCTTTCAACAGCCTTAGAGAAACCACTCAACAACACCAAACTATTAGGCAAAATCAAGAAACTGAAACAACCCAAATACCGGGTCGAAATCCCGGTCATTAACGACTCACCAGATTCGCTTTCCAAACTTGCTCTTGATATTTTTGGGGACATTGATATACCCATCAAAAGAAAAGATTCTATCATTAAGTTCTTAATCCTTTGGCCTAATCCTAGCTTAAAAGAAGCTGCAGTTGTTGCCTTTGAGTCACATTCAAGCAACCAAGTTGAGCACATTGACATTGTTTCAGTTGCCAAAACTGACCTCAGAATGTTGAATTCTGCTGATGTGGTGATATTTTTGGTGCCAGAGAGTTCACAACTGTCTGTGGTGAAAATGGTGAGTGATGGGGTTTATCCAAAGCCAGTGGTTATGATGAATCCAAAATGGGCATTTGAGGAAGAGAGTAACTTTGGCAATCTAAGTGGTTTTGTGAATTCTTTTGAAGTAGTCTATTCTTTTATGGGATTAGAGGTAAGAGGGTTATTCAGCAAAAGAAAAGGTGTGATTTTTAAGTGCGTGAAAGACGGGGTTGTGAGTCGAGAGACATGGAATGTTCTTGTTGAAGAAGGTGAAGAAATGAAGGTGGTTTCTTCATTCAAGGTAAGGCCTACCATTGATCAAGTTGAGAGTGTTTTGTATAATCTGATGGCGATCAATTCACCGATAACAAAGTCTGCGAAATTCTTCAAGGGATTGGTTTCTAATATGACAGGGAAAAAGTAA
- the LOC127086488 gene encoding probable galacturonosyltransferase 12: MQLHISPSLRHVTVLPGKGLKEFIKVKVASRRLSYRMLFYSLLFFTFLLRFVFVLTAVDGIDGENKCSTIGCLGKKLGPRILGRRPESTVPEVIYQTLDEPLGNDELKGRVDIPQTLEEFMINMKEGRYDVKTFAVKLREMVTLMEQRTRLAKIQEYLYRHVASSSIPKQLHCLDLRLAHEHTNNAAARLQLPSAELVPALVDNSYFHFVLASDNVLAASVVATSLVRNCLRPKKVVIHIITDRKTYYPMQAWFSLHPLLPAVIEVKALHHFDWFTKGKVPVLEAMEKDQKVRSQFRGGSSAIVANTSEKPNVIASKLQALSPKYNSVMNHIRIHLPELYPSLNKVVFLDDDIVVQADLTPLWDIDMNGKVNGAVETCHGEDKFVMSKRLKSYLNFSHPLISKNFSPDECAWAYGMNIFDLEAWRKTNISNTYHYWVEQNIKSDLSLWQLGTLPPGLIAFHGHVHIIDPFWHMLGLGYQENTNVADVENAGVIHFNGRAKPWLDIAFPQLKSLWTKYVDFSDKFIKSCHIRA, translated from the exons ATGCAGCTGCATATATCTCCAAGTTTGAGGCATGTTACAGTGCTACCAGGAAAAGGACTTAAAGAGTTTATCAAAGTGAAAGTTGCGTCGAGGCGTCTTTCTTATAGGATGCTTTTCTATTCCCTCTTGTTCTTCACTTTTCTTCTGAGGTTTGTGTTTGTTTTAACAGCTGTGGATGGCATTGATGGCGAAAACAAGTGCTCAACCATAG GTTGTCTAGGAAAAAAATTAGGGCCAAGGATTTTGGGTAGACGACCCGAATCAACT GTCCCAGAAGTGATATACCAAACTTTAGATGAACCTCTGGGCAATGATGAACTAAAGGGAAGGGTTGATATACCACAGACTTTAGAAGAGTTCATGATTAATATGAAGGAAGGTCGATATGATGTCAAGACATTTGCAGTTAAACTTAGAGAAATG GTAACCCTTATGGAACAAAGGACTAGGTTGGCCAAAATCCAAGAATATCTATATCGCCATGTAGCATCGAGCAGCATACCGAAACAACTTCATTGCCTTGACTTGAGGTTGGCGCATGAGCACACAAACAACGCGGCCGCGCGCCTACAGCTACCCTCTGCAGAACTAGTTCCTGCCCTTGTCGACAACTCGTACTTCCACTTTGTCTTAGCCTCAGATAACGTGCTCGCCGCCTCGGTGGTTGCAACGTCACTTGTTCGCAATTGTTTACGACCTAAGAAGGTTGTTATACACATAATTACGGACAGAAAGACTTATTATCCAATGCAGGCTTGGTTCTCATTGCATCCTTTATTACCTGCTGTGATTGAGGTTAAGGCATTGCACCATTTCGATTGGTTTACAAAGGGAAAGGTTCCTGTTTTAGAAGCAATGGAGAAAGATCAAAAGGTGCGGTCACAGTTTCGAGGAGGTTCATCAGCTATAGTTGCAAATACCTCTGAGAAACCAAATGTTATCGCATCAAAATTGCAAGCACTCAGTCCTAAGTACAATTCAGTCATGAACCACATCCGGATACATCTACCCGAG TTGTATCCAAGTCTTAACAAGGTGGTCTTCCTCGACGACGACATTGTCGTACAAGCCGATCTTACACCTCTGTGGGACATTGACATGAATGGAAAAGTTAATGGAGCAGTGGAAACATGTCATGGAGAAGACAAGTTTGTGATGTCAAAGAGGTTGAAAAGCTATTTGAACTTTTCTCACCCTCTAATATCCAAAAATTTCAGTCCCGACGAATGTGCTTGGGCATATGGCATGAACATTTTTGATTTGGAGGCTTGGAGGAAGACCAATATAAGCAATACATATCATTATTGGGTTGAGCAA AATATTAAATCAGACCTGAGTTTGTGGCAGCTAGGGACATTACCTCCTGGATTGATAGCATTTCATGGTCATGTCCACATTATAGATCCTTTCTGGCACATGCTGGGATTAGGATATCAGGAAAACACAAATGTTGCTGATGTTGAGAATGCTGGTGTCATCCATTTCAATGGCAGGGCAAAGCCATGGCTAGACATAGCTTTTCCACAACTAAAGTCATTGTGGACAAAATACGTCGACTTCTCAGATAAGTTCATTAAAAGCTGTCACATTAGAGCATGA